DNA sequence from the Janibacter sp. CX7 genome:
GGCATCACCGGGGCCTCGCTCACCTGACGGCATGACGAAGGGGGTGGGACCGGTCGACCGGTCCCACCCCCTTCGCCGTGCGTGGCGCTGATCAGAGGCGCCAGCAGCTGCTCGCCTGGTTGAGACCGGCGAAGCGGGCCTCGAAGAAGAGCATCGACTTCTCCACGTGCGGGAGGAAGCCACCGACGTGGGTGGGCGTCACGCCGGCGTTGAAGGAGACGCGGGTGCCCTTGTCGCACCAGTCGCTGGCCAGCTGCTTGCCGACCGCGTAGGGGATGACGTCGTCACCCAGCGAGTGGTTGATCTGCACCGGCGCGTTGGGCTTGCGCTTGCCGATCCGCTGCTCGGCGATCGCCGACTTGAAGGGCTCCTCGTCGAGCAGCTCCGAGAGCTTCTTGCCGCTCGTCGTGTACTTCGAGGAGTCGAGATTGGCGTAGGAGAAGAGGTCGAAGACGCAGGCGCTCTCCACCTTGCTCGCGAGCTCCAGACCCTGCGCGTTGAGGAAGGGCTTGGGGTCGACGTGCTCCGTCGTGGCCACGCCGAGGGTGGCGAAGAGGGCGAAGAGCGAGTAGGTCGTGCCGTCGATGTTGGCCCCGACCTTGGCCAGGTCCGCCGGCGGGGCGCCGATGGCCGAGCCCTTGATGTTCAGCTCCGGAGCGTAGCTCGGCGCCAGCTCGGCCGCAGCAGCCGCGGCGCCGCCACCCTGGGAGTAGCCCATGAGGCCGATCGGGGTCTTGTTGTCGAGGCCGCTGCCCTGCAGGTTCTTGGCGGCGCGAGCCAGGTCGAGGGTCGCGCGGCCCTGGGGCTCGCGGGCCATGTAGGTGTGCGAGCCGGGCGTGCCGAGGCCCTGGAAGTCGGTGATGCCGACCGCGTAGCCACGGGCGACGGCCCGGCCGACACCGATGCCCTCGTACTCGAAGAAGCTCTCCATCTGCCGCGACGGGGCGCAGGAGTCGCCCATGCCCTGGGTGCCGGGCGCATAGGAGATCAGGGGGCGCTGGGAGGCGCCGACGTAGCTCGTCTTGGGGACGAAGACCGTGCCCGTGACGGCGATCGGGGTGCCGTCGGCGTCGGTGGAGGAGTACATGATGCGGGTCGCGGTGACGACCGACGAGGACAGGTCGAAGGGGTCGAGCAGCAGCGGGGCCGGCTCGCTGCGGATGATCGTGCCGGGCGTGCTCGGGATCGTCGCCGGCGGCTCGTAGAAGGCGGGGCGAGCGGCCTCGGGGGTGTCGGTCAGGGTCTTGGCCCCAGCGGTGCCCGGGACGTCGTGGGGTCCGGCGACGGCATTGCCGGCCAGCGGGAGGCCGACGGCGACGGCGAGTGCCGCAGCCGCAACGGCACGCTTCTTCTTTGAAAACATGCGAGTCCTGTCGTGGGAAGGGAAGGGACGAGACCTTCCCCAGCCGACGATGGCGCGCCTGACCGGGATGGCCTCGGGTGTGGCGACGACCATGGTTACCTACGAGTCACATCCCGGCAACCGGTGCATGCTGTGGGCATGGTCTCCCTCGTCCTCGCGTCCGCCTCCCCCGCCCGTCTGGGACTCTTGCGTGCCAGCGGCATTGCCCCTGATGTCGTCGTCAGCGATGTCGACGAGCACGCGGTGGAGTCCCTTGCGCGGCAACGGGATCCGCAGCTGTCTCCGGTGCAGCTGGCGCAGCTGCTGGCCGAGGCGAAGGGAGCGGCCGTCGCCTCGCGCCTGGCCGGGCAGACCCCCTTCGTCCTCGCCTGCGACTCGGTCCTCGAGGTCGACGGGCAGGTCCACGGCAAGCCGGGCACGCCCGAGGTCGCCCGCGAGCGGTGGGAGCAGGTGCGTGGCCGCTCGGCGGTCCTGCACACCGGCCACCACCTCGTCGACATGCGTGACGGCCGCACCGCCGGGGGTCCGGCGAGTGCGACCGTCAGGTTCGCATCGGTGACCGATGCCGAGGTCGAGGGCTACGTCGCGACGGGCGAGCCGCTCCACGTGGCCGGCGGGTTCACCCTCGACGGGCTGGGCGCTCCCTTCGTCGAGTCGATCGAGGGCCACCCGAGCACCGTCGTCGGGCTGTGCCTGCCCCTGCTGCGTCGGCTGCTCACCGACCTTGGCACCGACTGGTGGTCGGTGGCTCAGTCGCGGGCGTAGGCCACCGCGGCCTCGGCGTCGACGATGCCGCGGCCGTAGAGCGCGCTGTAGCCGCCGCGGGTGCCGAGCAGCGGGTGCCGCGAGGTCGACAGGATCGCCTGCTCGACGTTGGCCATGCTGCGGCCCTGGCCGAAGAGGATCGCGGCGACCCCGGCGACGTGCGGGGTGGCCATCGAGGTGCCGGCGAAGGCCGCGTAGTCCTTGCCCTCACCGCACTCGTCGGTGCCGGTGCCGCGCGGCACGGTCGAGAGGATGTCCTCGGAGCAGTCGCCGCCGAGGAGTCGGCCGGAGCCGCCCGGTGCCGCGACGCCCGTGCCGCTGAGCTTGACCGGCAGCTCGGAGAAGTAGGACTTCATCTCGTTCTTGTCCGTGGCCCCGACGCAGATCGAGTCGCTGCTGAAGGCCGGGTCGTTGCACAGCAGGGTCGAGGTGTTGCCCGCCGCGGCCACCGTGAGGGTGCCCTTGTCGCGGGCGTACTGGATCGCGTCCTTCATCGTCGTGTCGAGACCGAGGATGGAGAAGATCTGGGTGCCCGGCAGGCCACCCAGGCTGAGGTTGATGACGTCGGCACCGTTGTCCGCCGCGTAGCGGATGCCCTCGGCGATGTCCTCGGCGGTGCCCGACCCGTCCTCGAGGACCTTGATCGGCATGACCTTGGCGTCGGGGGCGACACCGGCGACGCCGATCCCGTTGTCAGCGGTGGCGGCGATGGTGCCCGCGACGTGGGTGCCGTGGACGTCGGGCTCCTGGCCCTCGCCGTCCTGGCCCTTCCAGCTGCCGTCGCCGCACGAGCCGGCCTGCTCGCCGCAGACGAAGTCGGCGCCCGGCACGAGCCTGCCCTGCAGGTCGGGGTGACCGAGGTCGACACCGGTATCGACGACGGCGACGACGGTGCCGGCACCGCGGCTGCTCGACCAGGCCTGCTCGGCATGGACCTGGTCCAGCCCGTAGAGCTTGTCGCGCAGCGGATCGTCGGTGGCGGCACCGGCCGAGCCGGCGGTGACGACGAGGCCGACCGCACAGGCAGCGGCGGCGAAGGGGGCGGTCCAGGTCTTCATCGAGGTGTCCTTCGTCAGGGAACGTTGGTTACCCCAAGGTAACGACGAGGCGGCGCCTCCGCAGCGCGAGCCGGCGAGGCCTGGGTCACGCCCCCTTCGCCCCGACCTCACGGCCACGGCCGGTCAGACCGGCGGGATTCCCCGCCGACGCTCTGAGAAGCGGCGGTCGCGACCACGGGCGTGCCGCAGGCGGGCGAGCAGCTCCTCGCGCAGGGCCTCGGGCTCGATAACCTGGTCGATGACGAGGTCCGCGGCCAGCCGCTCGAGGTCGACGTCCTCGAGGTACTCGGCGCGACGCGCGGCGATGAACTCGTCGCGGGCGGCCTCCCCTTCGTCGGCCTCGATCTGCGCGATCTTGTTGGCGTAGACGGCGTTGACCGCGGCCTCCGGACCCATGACCGCGACGCGGGCGGTGGGCAGCGCGATCGTCGCGTCGGGGGCGAAGCCGGGCCCGCCCATGGCGTAGAGACCGGCGCCGTAGGCCTTGCGCACGATGACGCAGAACTGCGGGACGGTCGCCGAGGCGACGGCCGAGACCATCTTCGCGCCGTGGCGGATGATCCCGCCGCGCTCGACCTCGGAGCCGATCATGAAGCCCGGGACGTCGGCGAGGTAGATCAGCGGGATCGAGTAGGCATCGCACAGCCAGATGAAGCGCGCGGCCTTGTCGGCACTGTCGGTGAAGAGCACGCCGCCCTTGGCCATCGAGTTGTTGGCGACGATGCCGACGGTCTCCCCCGCCATCCGGCCGAGGCCGACGACCAGCTCGGTCGCGAAGAGCTCCTTGACCTCGAAGAAGGAGTCGTCGTCGACGAGGCCGTCGATGACGTCGTGCACGTCGAAGGGCTGCGACTCGCGCTCGGGGATGGTCGCGGCGGTGAGCGGCGCGGCCGGCTCCTCCGGCTGGTACGAAGGGAGGTCGCTGTGCCAGTTCTGCGGCAGATAGCTCAGCCACAGGCGGGCCGCCTCGATGGCCTCGGTGTCGTCGGCGACGAGCACGTCACCGACACCGCTCACGGTGCAGTGCATGCGGGCGCCGCCCATCTCATCGAGGGAGACCCGCTCGCCGACGACCATCTCGGCCATGCGCGGGCTGCCGAGGTACATCGACGCATTGCCCTCGACCATGATCACGAGGTCGGTGAAGGAGGGGATGTAGGCGCCGCCGGCGGCGCTCGGGCCGAAGAGGCAGCAGATCTGCGGGACCTTGCCCGACAGGGCGACCTGGTTGTGGAAGATGTGCCCGGCGCCGCGGCGTCCCGGGAACATCTCGACCTGGTCGGTGATGCGCGCGCCCGCGGAGTCGACGAGCCAGAAGACCGGCAGCTCCTCGCGCAGCGCGGTCTCGGTGGCGCGCACGATCTTCTCCACCGTGCGGGCGCCCCACGAGCCGGCCTTGACCGTCGGGTCGTTGGCGATGACGATGACCGGCCGGTCGTCGACGAGCCCGCGGCCGGTGACGACGCCGTCGGCCGGCAGCCCGGGCGCGAGCGCATTGGCATAGCGCCCGTCCTCGACGAAGCTGCCCTCGTCGACGAGCAGTGCGATGCGGTCGCGGACGTAGAGCTTGCCCTGGGACTCGAGCTTCGCCGCGGCCTTGTCGGTCGGGCGCTCGGAGGCCTCGTGCGCCTCGCGGATACGGCGGCGGACGTCCTCGACCGCGGGGTCGAGCGGATAGCTGCTCACTGGGACTCTCCTTCGTCCGGGCGGCTCAGACCGGCAGGCCGAGGTGGCGGGCGATGACCATGCGCTGCACCTCGGAGGTGCCCTCGCCGATCTCGAGGATCTTGGCGTCGCGGTAGAAGCGCGCGACGGGGTACTCCTCCATGAAGCCGTTGCCGCCGAAGACCTGCGTGGCGATGCGCGTCGCGCTCACCGCGGCCTCGGAGGTGTAGAGCTTGGCGATCGAGGCGGCCTTGGCGACCTCCTGCGTCGAGCGACGACCGCGGTCGGCCTCGTCCTTGAGCCAGGCGGCCTTGTAGGTGAGCACGCGGGAGGTCTCGGCCATGACGGCGAGGTCGGAGACCTGGAAGCTCACGCCCTGGTTGACGCCGATCGGCCGGCCGAAGGCGGTGCGGGTCTGCGCGTAGTCGGTGGCCAGCTCGAGCATCCGCTGGGTCAGGCCGGTGGCGAGCGCCGAGATGGCGATGCGGCCGTCGTCGAGCGTCTTGAGGAACTGACGGAAACCCTGCCCCTCCTGCCCGACGAGGTGGTCGGCGGGGACGCGGCAGCCGGCGAAGCTCAGCCCGTGGGTGTCGGAGATGTTCCACCCGAGCTTGTCGTAGGGCGCTTCGACGGTGAAGCCGGGCGTGCCGCTGGGGACGATGATCGCGGAGATCTGCGGGCGACCCTCCGCGCTCGTGCCGGTGCGGGCGGTCACCGTGACGAGCGAGGTGATGTCGGTGCCGGAGTTGGTGATGAAGGACTTCGCGCCGTCGATGACCCACTCGTCGCCGTCGCGCTTCGCCGTCGTGCGGGTGCCACCGGCGTCGGAGCCGGCGTCGGGCTCGGTGAGACCGAAGCCGGCGAGCGCGCGCCCGGCGACGAGGTCGGGGAGCCAGCGGTCGCGCTGCTCGTCGGTGCCGTAGGTGAGGATCGGGTTGATGCCCAGGCCGACGCCGGCGGAGAGCGTGATGCCGATGGACTGGTCGATGCGGCCGAGCTCCTCGATCGCGACGCACAGGGCGGTGAAGTCGGACTGGACGACGCCGTCGACGGTCTCGGCCGACCCGCCCCAGCGCTCGGGGACGACGAGCCCGAAGAGGCCGAGGTCGCCCATGCGGTGCACGACCTCGAGCGGCAGGTGGTGGTCCTTGTCCCACTGGGCCACGTGCGGCTCCACCTCGCGCTCGGCGAAGTCGCGCACGCTCGCGCGGAAGTCCTCGTGGTCCTGCGACAGCTCGAACATGGCCGACCTCTCCCGGCGCCCCGGGGTCACCGGCAGCACCATTGCTTGACGTTGACGTCAACGTAAAGCATCATCTCGGGTCATGACAAGCCGGACGAAGGGGGCGACTCCCCCGAGCGCAGATGCTCCCGACGAGCACGCGCGGACGTGGACGATCCGCGAGGTCGCCGACGAGTTCGGCATCACCACGCGCACGGTCCGGCACTACGAGGACATCGGGCTCATCTCGCCCGAGCGGCAGGGCACGACGCGCCTCTTCCACCGGCGCGACCGCACCCGGCTGTCTCTGGTGCTGCGCGGCAAGCGGCTCGGCTTCCCGCTCGACGAGATCGCCAAGATCATCGACCTCTACGACGCACCGCGCGGTCGCCGCAGCCAGCTCGAGTACGTGCTCGGCCAGATCGACGAGCGCCGCGCGGACCTGGAGCAGCGGCGGCGCGACATCGACGACGCGCTCGCCGAGCTCGACACCTTCGAGCAGCGCTGCCGCACCGAGCTCCGCACGCGCTGACCCATCCGTTCCTCCCTTCGCCCCGAACTCCTGCCACGAGGCCTCCGGTCATCCGAGATCGGCCGGCCACGACGAAGGAGTCAGGTATGCACACCCTCACCAAGGCCGCCCTCGCCACCCCGGCCGCGTGCGCGATCCTCCTCGCGGGAGCCAACGGCGCGAGCGCCGACGAGAAGTGGACGATGAAGCTCACCGACACGATGGGCAACGACAGCGGGTCCTCGTCGACCGCACAGCTGTCGCTCGCCGGCGACCAGCTGACGGTCGACATCACGGGCACGGGGTTCACCCCCAACTCGCCCCACGCCCAGCACTTCCACGGGTCCTTCGACGAGAACAAGGACTTCACCTGCCCGACGTCGGCTGCCGACGCGGACGGCGACGGCCAGGTCAACACCGAGGAGGGCCTGCCGACCTACGGCGACATCATGATCTCGCTGACGACGAAGGGGGACACGAGCCCTGACAGCGGTCTCGCCGTCGACCGCATGCCGACCGCCGACGCGAACGGCAACCTGTCGTACTCGCGCACGATCACCCTGCCCGAGGGCGCCGGCGCCAAGCTGAAGAACCTGCACATCGTGCAGCACGGCCTCGACGCCAACGGCAACGACAAGTACGACCTCGACGCGCTCGGCGAGTCGAGCTTCGCGAAGTCCGTCGGGGTCAAGGGCATCCCCGAGGAGGCCACCAACCCGGCGACGTGCGGCACGGTCACCGGCGCGGCCGTCGGCGCTCCGCCCACGGGTGGCGTCGAGACGGGCGGCGGGAGCACCGAGGGTGTCGAGGCGAAGGGCGCCCTGGGCGCCGGCGCCTTCGCCATGGTCGGCGCGGTCGGCCTGCTCGCCTACCGCCGTCGCCTGACGCGGGAGAGCTGAGCCGGTCGTGCGTGAGCGCACCCGGGGCCGCGGCCGTCGCGCGCAGGTCGTGACGGTCGCGGTCGTGGCCCTCGCCGTCGTCGGGGGCAGCCTGACGGCCTTCGGCCTGTCGCAGCAGGAGACCCGCATGCCCCCGCCGGCCGCCGTGTCCGAGGGCGGGCACGCCGGGCACGGCCGCTCGAGCACGAGCTCGTCACCGTCGGCCAGCCCGACCTCCGGGTCCGGCCACGCGGGGCACCACATGGGCCCGGGGACGAGCAGCCCGGCGAGCCCGAGCGCGGCCGCACCGGCCACCACCGCACGGATGGCCCGCTCGCGGCCGACGTCGGTGTCCATCCCCTCGCTGGGGGTCACCAGCTCGGTCATCGACCTCGGCCTGCAACCGGACGACACCATGGAGGTGCCCCAGGACGCCACGAGCACCGGGTGGTTCACCGGCAGCCCCACCCCCGGGGAGCTCGGTCCGGCCGTCCTCGCCGGTCACGTCACGTGGGACAAGCGGCCCGCGGTCTTCTTCGAGCTGGGCTCGATGCGCGACGGGCAGCGGGTCGAGGTCTCCCGCGCGGACGGGTCGACCGCGGTCTTCGAGGTGACCGACGTCGGCCAGTACCCCAAGACGGACTTTCCCACCGACGAGGTCTACGGGGAGGTCGACCACGCCGCACTGCGGCTGATCACCTGCGGCGGTCACTTCGACGGCGAGACGGGTCACCACGTCGACAATGTCGTGGTCTACGCCGAGCTCGTCGACGAGCGCTGAGCCAACGGCGGTCGGGGCCACACCCTCGCGCTGGTCGAGGAGCGTGCGCAGCAAGCGTCTCGAGACCCGCGCTCAGCCCCGCTGGGCGAGGTAGGCGTCGATCTCCGCCGCGGTGGGGGCGGTCGTCGGGCCCTTGCGGGTGACCTTGATGGCCCCGGCCGCATTGGCCCGGCGGCAGGCATCGGGCCAGGCCACCCCCTTCGCCACCTCCGCGAGCAGGACTCCGGTGTGGGTGTCGCCGGCGCCATTGGTGTCAACCGGCGTCTCGGGGTACCCGGGCACGACGGTCGTCACGCCGTCGGTGTGCACCGCACACCCCTGCTCACCGTCACGGACGACGGCGACGGCACCCGGCTTCAGCAGTGCGGCCACGGCCTCGGCGGCCGGCCCCATCCCCTTCGCCCCGCCGAAGTCCTCGGACTCCTCGGCGTTGCCGGTCCACACGTCGGTGAGCGCGACGACCCGGGAGCGAAGGGAGGGCTCCAGCTCGGCGAAGACCGCACCGGGGTCGAGGACGACGAGGACCTCGTCGGGCAGCGACTCCAGCCAGGCGAGGAGCGGGTCGCGGGTGCGGCCCACGAGGCTGTAGCCGCTGACGCACACGAGGTCCCCCGCGACCGGCGCGCTCGTCGCGAGCGACTCGACGCTGATGTGCCGCTCGGCCTCCTGCGTCGTGACGAAGGTCCGCTCCGCGGAGGGCTCGACCATGACGATGCAGACACCCGTGTCGAGGTCCTCGACGACGGGGGCCGAGAGCGTGACGCCGTCGGCGGTGAGGGTCTCGCGGACGAGGTCACCGTTCGGGCCGCGCCCGTGGGCCCCCGCATGGACGGCCGCGGCGCCGGAGCGCACGGCCGCGAGCAGGATCGTCACCGCTCCCCCGGCGTAGCGCGCCACGGAGGTGGCCATCGAGTTGCCGCCGCGGCGGGGCAGGTCGGGCACCTCGACGACGACGTCGACGAGCGCCTGTGCGGTGTGGATCACCCTCGGGCTCATGGGGGCACACGCTACCGACGGACGCGGTCCGGCAGACTGCGGGCATGACGCACACCCCCCGCTTCGCCTCGGTCGACGACGTCACGGAGCGCCTGGCCGAGCACGGCTACCTCGCCTCCGACGAGATCGCGACGACCGTCTACCTCGCCGACCAGCTCGGCAAGCCGCTGCTCATCGAGGGCCCGGCGGGTGTCGGCAAGACCGCGCTCTCCGCGGCCGTGTCGGCGGCGACGGACGGCGAGCTCGTGCGCCTGCAGTGCTACGAGGGCGTCGACGAGGCGCGCGCGCTCTACGAGTGGAACCACGCCAAGCAGCTGCTGCGCATCACCGCCGCAGGCGCCCACCACGACTCCGCGGGCGCCGACGAGGCGGACTGGACGTCGGTCAAGGAGGACATCTTCACCGACGAGTTCCTCCTCTCCCGGCCGCTGCTCACCGCGATCCGCAACGAGCACCCGACGGTGCTGCTCATCGACGAGCTCGACAAGGCCGACGTCGAGATCGAGGGGCTGCTGCTCGAGGTGCTCTCCGACTTCCAGGTGACCGTGCCCGAGCTCGGGACGATCCGGGCGAGCCAGACCCCCTTCGTCGTCCTGACCTCCAATGCCACCCGTGAGCTGTCCGAGGCCCTGCGCCGACGCTGCCTCTACCTGCACATCGACTACCCCGAGTCCGACCTCGAGCTGCGGATCGTGCGCCTGACCGTGCCCGACCTCGACGAGACGCTCGCCGCCTCCGTCGTGCGGCTCGTCGGCGCGCTGCGCGAGATGCGGCTGCGCAAGTCGCCCTCGGTCGCCGAGACCATCGACTGGGCCCGCACGCTCGTCAGCCTGGGCACCGACGGCGAGCTGCAGCCGGAGCTCGTGCGCTCGACCCTCGGCGTCGTCCTCAAGCACCGCGAGGACATCGAGCTCGCGGTGCAGACCCTGGACCTGGACCGTGCCCTCGCCTGACCCGCTCGGCGAGCGGCTCGTCGACCTCGCCCGGGCGCTGCGCCGGCACGGCGTGACGGTCGGGACCTCAGAGGTGGCCGACGCCGCCTCTGCCGCAAGGGCGCTCGGCCTCGACGACCGCGAGCGCCTGCGCACCGGTCTCGCCGCGACGATGATGCGACGGTCCGCGGACCGGGCCGTCTTCGACCAGCTCTTCGACATCCACTTCCCCCCTGCCGTGGGTCACCGCACCGGCGACGCGGCCGACCTCGAGCCGACGGACACCGCGGGCGCCCGCGAGCGCGCGGCCGCGATCCGCGAGGAGCTCGTCGAGGCCCTCGCGCGCGGTGACCAGCAGGAGCTCGACCGGCTCGCCGCGCGGGCGGTCGGCGAGCTGGGCCGGCTGGCCAACGAGTCGTCGACCGGCGGCTGGTCGGCCAACCAGACCATCGAGCGGCTCGCCCCGCAGACCGCGATCGCGGCGGCCCTGCAGCGGGCCCGCGACGCCGGCGACGTCACCGGCGGGTCCGGCGAGGGCTCGGGCGGATCGGGCGAAGGGAGCGGCGGCGCCACCGGCAGCGGTGGCGGCGGCGCGGGCAGCGCCTGGCGGCCCGAGCAGCTGAGCGACCGCTACGACCGCGACGAGATCCGGCGCCGGGTCGGCGCCTTCCGTCGCAAGATCGAGACCGAGTCGGCGCGACGCAATGCCGAGGTCCGCGGACGCGACCGCATCTCGCGCTACGGCGTGCGAGACCCCTTGGAGCGCAAGGACTTCCTGCTCACCGGCAAGACCGAGGCGGCCGAGCTGCACGCGGTCATCGCTCCCCTGTCGCGCAAGCTCGCGGCCAAGCTCGCCGCCCGCCAGCGGCGGCAGTCGCGGGGCACCATCGACATCCGCCGGACCCTGCGCGCGGCGATGTCGACCGGTGGGGTGCCGGTGCGCCCGGCCTACAAGCGCCGCACCCGCAGCCGGGCCGACATCGTCCTGCTGTGCGACATGTCCGGGTCGGTGGCGGGCTTCTCCCGGTTCACGATGCTGCTGCTGCAGTCGCTCGCGGGGACCTTCCGCCGGGTGCGGTTCATCGGCTTCGTCAACACGTGCGACGACATCACCGAGCTGGTGCGCGAGGCGCAGTTCGGCGAGGACATCAGCGAGCGCGTCGCCCGCGAGGCGCAGATGACGCGCTGGCACGGGTCGAGCGACTACGGCGCCGCCTTCGTCGACGCCGTCGACCACCACCTCGACGCCATCGGTCCGCGGTCGACGGTCCTCGTCCTCGGCGACGCCCGGACCAACGGCACCAACCCGCAGGTCGACGCCCTGCGCGAGCTCGTCTCCCGTGCCCGGTACGCCGCCTGGCTCAACCCCGAGTCCGCCCGCATGTGGGACACCGGCGACTCCGTGGCCAGTCGCTACGCCGAGGTCGTCGACATGCACGAGGTGCGCAACATCGAGCAGCTGCGGCAGTTCGTCTCCCGCCTGCCGGTGGGCTGAGGCCACTACCCCTTCGTCCAGATCTGCAGAGGATCTCCAGATCTCCCACCGGGGATCCACCGGTGGGGCTCCCTAGCCTGATCCCATGACCGCTCCCGCACCGTGCGTGCTCGTCGTCGAGGACGACCCGACGATCAACCAGGCCCTGGCCGACCGCTTCACGGCGGAGGGCTTCGAGGTGGTGCAGGCGCACGACGGGCCGGGGGCGGTCGCCGCCCACGCCGAGCACGACCCCGCGGTCGTCGTGCTCGACCTCATGCTGCCCGGCTTCGACGGGCTCGAGGTGTGCCGCCGGATCCAGGCCGACCGCCCCGTGCCGGTGCTCATGCTCACCGCCCGCGACGACGAGAGCGACATCATCGTCGGGCTCGGGGTGGGCGCCGACGACTACCTCACCAAGCCATTTCGCATGCGCGAGGTCGTCGCCCGGGTCCGGGCCCTGCTGCGCCGCGTCGAGCGCGCTGCCGAGCTCGGGCGCCCCACCGAGACGATCACCCACCACGCCGGGCTCACCCTCGACGAGCGCACCCGTCGGTGCACCGTCGACGGCCACGCGGTCCACCTCACGCCGACGGAGTTCGACCTGCTCGCCCTCCTCGCCCGCGAGCCCGGCGCGGTGCTGCGCCGCGAGCGGATCGTTGCCGACCTGTGGGGCTGGGACGACGGTCTCGGCCGCGGCAGCCTCGACAGCCACGTCAAGTCGCTGCGGGCCAAGGTCGGCAGCCACCGGATCCGCACGGTCCACGGCGTCGGCTACGCCCTCGACGACGGGAACGACCGATGAACCGCTCCGCTCCACTACTCGAGCTCACCTCGATCCGCACCCGCCTCGCCGTCCTCGTCGGCGTGAGCGTCGTCGTCGCGGCGGTCGTCGGCACGGTCGGCACCGATGCCGGGGTCCCCCTGTGGATCGGCCTGCCCGCGACGATCGGCCTCGCCCTCGTCGTCACCCGCTGGCTGGCGACCGGCATGACGACCCCGCTCACCCAGATGACCGAGGCCGCACGGCGGATGGCGAAGGGGGACTACGGCGCCCGGATCACGACGTCGAGCCAGGACGAGGTCGGTGAGCTGGCCCGTGCCTTCGCGAGCATGGCCGCCGAGCTGGAGCAGGGCGAGGAGCACCGACGGCGTCTCGTCGCCACCGTCGCCCACGAGCTGCGCACGCCCCTGTCGGCGCAGCAGGCCCTGCTCGAGAACCTCGCCGACGGCGTCACCACCCCCGACGAGGCGACCCTGCGCGCCGCCCTCGCCCAGTCGGAGCGCCTCGGGTCGCTCGTCACCGACCTGCTCGACCTCTCCAGGCCCGACGGCAGGGGAATCCCCCTCTCCCCCAGCCGGATCCGCGTCGGTGACCTGCTCGACGACGCCATCGGCGAGACCACCCTCCAGGGCCGGGACGTCGCACTCGTCGCCGATGTCGAGCCCGCCGACCTCGTCGTCACCGGCGACCGCGCGCGCCTCGCCCAGGTCACCGCCAACCTCCTCGACAACGCGGTGCGGCACAGCCCGAGCGGCGGCACCGTCACCCTCACCGCCCGCGCCAGCGACGACGCGTGGACCCTCACCGTCGCCGACGACGGACCCGGCCTGACCCCGGAGCGGGCGGAGCGGCTCTTCCACCGCTTCCGTCCCGGCGGGGACGAAGGGGGTGGCACCGGCCTCGGCCTCGCCATCGCCGCGTGGGTCGCCTCGATGCACGGCGGCACCATCCGGGCGCTGCCCACCCCACTCCCTGAGGAGCGAGTCCGCGCAGCGGGCGAGCGTCTCGAGGGGTCCGGGGCCCGGCTCCAGCTCCGCCTCCCGCTCACCCCGCCGACCTCCCCTTCGCCCGCACCGCTCACCACCCAGGAGACCGTCATGACTGCTGCACAGCCCGCGCACGACCCCCTTCGAGGCTCGGCCGCGAACGGCCTCGCACCGGGTCCTGAGGAGGCGCGCCAGCGCCGTCTCGAAGGGCAGGGAACGGGACTCTCGTTGTCGCGGTGGTGGCCCGAGCGGATCACGCAGGGGCAGCCGCGGCTGCTGCTCGCCGCGCTCGCCGTCGGCCTGCTCGCCGCGA
Encoded proteins:
- a CDS encoding class F sortase encodes the protein MRERTRGRGRRAQVVTVAVVALAVVGGSLTAFGLSQQETRMPPPAAVSEGGHAGHGRSSTSSSPSASPTSGSGHAGHHMGPGTSSPASPSAAAPATTARMARSRPTSVSIPSLGVTSSVIDLGLQPDDTMEVPQDATSTGWFTGSPTPGELGPAVLAGHVTWDKRPAVFFELGSMRDGQRVEVSRADGSTAVFEVTDVGQYPKTDFPTDEVYGEVDHAALRLITCGGHFDGETGHHVDNVVVYAELVDER
- a CDS encoding PfkB family carbohydrate kinase, with translation MSPRVIHTAQALVDVVVEVPDLPRRGGNSMATSVARYAGGAVTILLAAVRSGAAAVHAGAHGRGPNGDLVRETLTADGVTLSAPVVEDLDTGVCIVMVEPSAERTFVTTQEAERHISVESLATSAPVAGDLVCVSGYSLVGRTRDPLLAWLESLPDEVLVVLDPGAVFAELEPSLRSRVVALTDVWTGNAEESEDFGGAKGMGPAAEAVAALLKPGAVAVVRDGEQGCAVHTDGVTTVVPGYPETPVDTNGAGDTHTGVLLAEVAKGVAWPDACRRANAAGAIKVTRKGPTTAPTAAEIDAYLAQRG
- a CDS encoding MoxR family ATPase; this encodes MTHTPRFASVDDVTERLAEHGYLASDEIATTVYLADQLGKPLLIEGPAGVGKTALSAAVSAATDGELVRLQCYEGVDEARALYEWNHAKQLLRITAAGAHHDSAGADEADWTSVKEDIFTDEFLLSRPLLTAIRNEHPTVLLIDELDKADVEIEGLLLEVLSDFQVTVPELGTIRASQTPFVVLTSNATRELSEALRRRCLYLHIDYPESDLELRIVRLTVPDLDETLAASVVRLVGALREMRLRKSPSVAETIDWARTLVSLGTDGELQPELVRSTLGVVLKHREDIELAVQTLDLDRALA
- a CDS encoding VWA domain-containing protein, whose protein sequence is MPSPDPLGERLVDLARALRRHGVTVGTSEVADAASAARALGLDDRERLRTGLAATMMRRSADRAVFDQLFDIHFPPAVGHRTGDAADLEPTDTAGARERAAAIREELVEALARGDQQELDRLAARAVGELGRLANESSTGGWSANQTIERLAPQTAIAAALQRARDAGDVTGGSGEGSGGSGEGSGGATGSGGGGAGSAWRPEQLSDRYDRDEIRRRVGAFRRKIETESARRNAEVRGRDRISRYGVRDPLERKDFLLTGKTEAAELHAVIAPLSRKLAAKLAARQRRQSRGTIDIRRTLRAAMSTGGVPVRPAYKRRTRSRADIVLLCDMSGSVAGFSRFTMLLLQSLAGTFRRVRFIGFVNTCDDITELVREAQFGEDISERVAREAQMTRWHGSSDYGAAFVDAVDHHLDAIGPRSTVLVLGDARTNGTNPQVDALRELVSRARYAAWLNPESARMWDTGDSVASRYAEVVDMHEVRNIEQLRQFVSRLPVG
- a CDS encoding response regulator transcription factor: MTAPAPCVLVVEDDPTINQALADRFTAEGFEVVQAHDGPGAVAAHAEHDPAVVVLDLMLPGFDGLEVCRRIQADRPVPVLMLTARDDESDIIVGLGVGADDYLTKPFRMREVVARVRALLRRVERAAELGRPTETITHHAGLTLDERTRRCTVDGHAVHLTPTEFDLLALLAREPGAVLRRERIVADLWGWDDGLGRGSLDSHVKSLRAKVGSHRIRTVHGVGYALDDGNDR